Proteins found in one Lycium ferocissimum isolate CSIRO_LF1 chromosome 6, AGI_CSIRO_Lferr_CH_V1, whole genome shotgun sequence genomic segment:
- the LOC132060094 gene encoding uncharacterized protein LOC132060094 isoform X1, translating to MDHNALGASQAAAAKKYHSTKNEGTESYQKLQHDSETSDVNQGQGGRNVAGDVAPAHEKSRGEVNMEADITMDDVIRAGGLGARDDLNSVLPMAADTTDFEASICDAWDYEGKRESINRPGLGWTEPTKK from the exons ATGGACCACAATGCTCTTGGAGCTTCACAAG CTGCAGCAGCTAAGAAATACCATAGCACAAAGAATGAAGGCACTGAATCCTATCAAAAACTGCAACATGATTCAGAGACTTCTGACGTGAATCAAGGTCAAGGTGGTAGGAATGTCGCAGGTGATGTGGCTCCAGCACATGAGAAATCTCGTGGCGAAGTAAACATGGAGGCGGATATCACTATGGATGACGTAATAAGAGCCGGAGGTCTAGGAGCGAGAGACGACTTAAATAGTGTTCTTCCTATGGCAGCTGATACCACCGACTTTGAAGCTTCTATTTGTGATGCTTGGGACTACGAAGGGAAGCGTGAAAGCATTAATCGACCAGGCCTTGGCTGGACAGAACCTACAAAGAAATAA
- the LOC132060094 gene encoding uncharacterized protein LOC132060094 isoform X3 encodes MDHNALGASQAKKYHSTKNEGTESYQKLQHDSETSDVNQGQGGRNVAGDVAPAHEKSRGEVNMEADITMDDVIRAGGLGARDDLNSVLPMAADTTDFEASICDAWDYEGKRESINRPGLGWTEPTKK; translated from the exons ATGGACCACAATGCTCTTGGAGCTTCACAAG CTAAGAAATACCATAGCACAAAGAATGAAGGCACTGAATCCTATCAAAAACTGCAACATGATTCAGAGACTTCTGACGTGAATCAAGGTCAAGGTGGTAGGAATGTCGCAGGTGATGTGGCTCCAGCACATGAGAAATCTCGTGGCGAAGTAAACATGGAGGCGGATATCACTATGGATGACGTAATAAGAGCCGGAGGTCTAGGAGCGAGAGACGACTTAAATAGTGTTCTTCCTATGGCAGCTGATACCACCGACTTTGAAGCTTCTATTTGTGATGCTTGGGACTACGAAGGGAAGCGTGAAAGCATTAATCGACCAGGCCTTGGCTGGACAGAACCTACAAAGAAATAA
- the LOC132060094 gene encoding uncharacterized protein LOC132060094 isoform X2, translating to MDHNALGASQAAKKYHSTKNEGTESYQKLQHDSETSDVNQGQGGRNVAGDVAPAHEKSRGEVNMEADITMDDVIRAGGLGARDDLNSVLPMAADTTDFEASICDAWDYEGKRESINRPGLGWTEPTKK from the exons ATGGACCACAATGCTCTTGGAGCTTCACAAG CAGCTAAGAAATACCATAGCACAAAGAATGAAGGCACTGAATCCTATCAAAAACTGCAACATGATTCAGAGACTTCTGACGTGAATCAAGGTCAAGGTGGTAGGAATGTCGCAGGTGATGTGGCTCCAGCACATGAGAAATCTCGTGGCGAAGTAAACATGGAGGCGGATATCACTATGGATGACGTAATAAGAGCCGGAGGTCTAGGAGCGAGAGACGACTTAAATAGTGTTCTTCCTATGGCAGCTGATACCACCGACTTTGAAGCTTCTATTTGTGATGCTTGGGACTACGAAGGGAAGCGTGAAAGCATTAATCGACCAGGCCTTGGCTGGACAGAACCTACAAAGAAATAA
- the LOC132060092 gene encoding cytokinin dehydrogenase 1, producing MKSPPTHFFFKHNSMLLRCLIFILGICSINRSNICCDQPFANPSSCSVIQSSLKQLKIEGYFSFKNFDHVAKDFGNIYHFLPSAVLYPKSVSDISSTIKHIFDMGTTTDLTVAARGHGHSVEGQAQAYKGVVISMESLRAPVMRFHTGELPFVDVSAGELWINILHESLKLGLTPKSWTDYLHLTVGGTLSNAGISGQAFKHGPQTNNVYQLEVVTGKGEVITCSEEQNADLFHGVLGGLGQFGIITRARIALQPAPKKVKWIRVLYSDFSTFSNDQEQLISSKDSFDYVEGFVIINRTGLLNNWRTTFNPKDPLLARKFSSEGKVLYCLEVAKYFNPEETTNTDQNIDALLSKLNYIESTLFQSEVSYVEFLDRVHVSEMKLQEKGLWDVPHPWLNLLIPKSKIHYFAQEVFGKILTDTSHGPILIYPVNKSKWIKGTSMVTPEEDIMYLIAFLSSAMPSSTGKDGLEHILNKNKKILNFCQKAHIGMKRYLPHYTTQEDWKVHFGPRWETFARRKSTYDPLAILAPGHKIFKRASLLQQQ from the exons ATGAAGTCACCACCAACTCATTTCTTCTTTAAACATAATAGTATGCTTCTAAGGTGTCTTATTTTCATACTAGGTATTTGCTCAATCAACAGAAGTAACATCTGTTGTGACCAACCTTTTGCCAACCCTTCAAGTTGCTCAGTGATTCAGTCATCACTGAAACAGTTAAAGATTGAAGGGTACTTTAGTTTCAAGAATTTCGATCACGTGGCCAAGGACTTTGGCAACATATATCACTTCCTTCCATCAGCTGTTTTGTACCCTAAATCAGTTTCTGACATATCATCGACCATAAAACATATTTTTGATATGGGGACAACAACAGACCTAACCGTTGCTGCTAGAGGCCATGGTCATTCTGTAGAAGGCCAAGCTCAAGCTTACAAAGGAGTAGTAATCAGCATGGAATCGCTTCGAGCACCAGTGATGCGTTTCCACACAGGGGAACTGCCTTTTGTTGATGTATCTGCAGGAGAACTTTGGATAAACATCCTGCATGAAAGTCTTAAACTTGGATTAACACCAAAATCTTGGACTGATTATCTTCACCTCACAGTCGGAGGCACTTTGTCGAATGCCGGAATCAGCGGGCAAGCATTCAAACATGGACCTCAGACCAATAACGTCTACCAACTTGAAGTTGTCACTG GTAAAGGCGAGGTGATTACTTGTTCAGAGGAGCAGAATGCTGACCTGTTCCATGGTGTACTAGGAGGACTAGGCCAGTTTGGTATCATCACAAGGGCTAGGATTGCTCTTCAACCAGCACCTAAAAAG GTAAAGTGGATCAGAGTGCTGTATTCAGATTTCTCCACATTTTCCAATGATCAAGAACAGTTGATATCATCCAAGGATTCTTTTGACTATGTAGAAGGATTTGTCATTATCAATAGAACAGGATTGCTGAATAACTGGAGGACAACTTTCAACCCTAAAGATCCACTTCTAGCCAGAAAGTTCAGTTCTGAAGGAAAAGTTCTCTACTGCCTAGAAGTTGCCAAATATTTCAATCCAGAAGAGACAACTAATACTGATCag AATATTGATGCCCTCCTATCTAAGTTGAATTATATCGAATCCACGCTATTCCAATCAGAAGTCTCCTACGTGGAATTTCTCGACAGAGTCCACGTATCTGAAATGAAACTCCAAGAGAAGGGGTTATGGGATGTTCCTCATCCATGGTTAAACCTTTTAATTCCAAAGAGCAAGATTCATTACTTCGCACAAGAAGTTTTTGGGAAGATTCTTACTGACACGAGTCATGGTCCTATACTCATCTACCCCGTCAACAAATCAAA GTGGATAAAAGGAACATCAATGGTTACACCTGAAGAAGATATCATGTATTTAATAGCATTTCTATCTTCAGCCATGCCATCTTCCACAGGAAAGGATGGACTAGAACATATTCTAAATAAGAACAAGAAGATACTAAACTTTTGCCAAAAAGCACATATTGGAATGAAAAGGTATTTGCCACATTACACAACACAGGAAGACTGGAAAGTTCACTTCGGCCCCCGATGGGAAACATTTGCTAGGAGGAAATCCACTTATGATCCTTTGGCTATCCTAGCTCCTGGacacaaaatttttaaaagagcATCACTACTTCAACAACAATGA